Sequence from the Pseudomonadota bacterium genome:
GCTGATCATCTATGCAGCATCGAAGACGACGACCGCCCTCATCCCGGTCGCAACACCCATCGCTTTCGGGATTTGCCTGATGACGCTTCCGCTCGAGTACTACCCTTCCTTCGCCTTCAGCGACTACTTCCCCGGCCATTTCCTGGCCGCTGTTGCTGGTAGCCTCGTGCCCGCAGTATCGCTGTCAAAGCACACGGGGGTGGGAGATGAACAGCGCACCTGACGCGTGGCCGCTGCGGACAAAGACATGCACAAGAGACGCAAGCCTCAACGACCTGGACGCGATCGTTGGTTTCATCGCCGACGAGGCCTACTCCAGCGTGAACGACTGATCCGAGAACTTCAGCCGGATGACGGTCATCCCCTCATTGACGTTCCACTTGAACAACTCGAAGGAACGCACGCCGGTCTCATGCATCGGATCACGCTCAGCGATTTCACGAGCCTCCTCGAAGGACGCAGCACGAATCACCACGAGCCCGTAGCCTCCCGCATCGGCAGCGCCTTCGGCGGTCGTTTGACCTCCCATCACCATCACACCCGACTCCTCGATCGAATGGATGAAATCCATGTGCGCGGGTAACACCTCGACCACTTCTTCGAACGAGTTCGTTGGCCTGGTGACGTAGAAGTACAGTTCGGCGTTCATGCCAGTGTTGAGTTGCTCGGCTTCGGCGAGCGTCTCCGGGTTACTCGCGTCCTGTGCTTGAGCAATGAGGACACTCGCCAGAGCAGCGGCGAGGGCTAAGCGTGCAACGGTAGAAGGCTTGTGAGCCATGACAACTCCTTGGCGGCACTTCACTTACAAGAATCAAACGAACGCACTAGCCGTCGTCGCGCCATTTCAGGTCGTAGTGCGTTCCGTCGCAAAACGGCTTGTTGCGCGAGTGGCCGCAGCGGCACAACACGTACTTGGTCCGGCTGGCGCCAGCGCCGTTGAACTCTGCGTCGAGGCGCACGTTACGGACGTGGTAAGGCCCGTGGCGTTCGATGCGGATCTCCACGTCGCCGTCCGTAAGATGTTGGGCTTGGGTTACGTCACCCTCCACGCCCAGGCGCAGCGCGCCCGACGGGCAGGCGGACAAGGCCTTTAGAAGGGGCCCGATCTCTGCCCCCTGCGGTTGCACCCAGGGCTCGCGCTTCGGATCGAAGACGGCGCTAGCCAGGCGCTGACATTCGCCCGCATGAGAGCACAACACGGGCGTGTACCACACGGTGACGCTCGCCCCTCCCACCGTCCCCGAATACGACTGGGGCGTGTTGCGAATCTCCCCCTCGTCGTTTGCGCTGGTGAATCCACTGGCGCGGTGCGAGCCGTCGCAAAAGGGCTTGTTGGAGGAGGCGCCGCAGCGGCAGAGCGCTACGCGCTCGGTGGCCTCCAGGGCGGTGCCGTCGGCATCGCGCAGGGATGGGGCTGGGTGCACCATCAGGGGGCCGTCGTCGATGGGCTGGATCGTCGGGTTGTCGCTCATGGGCGAGTACCTCCTTTTGCGCGAACGAGACTCGCACGCACGGAGCGTGGGGACTAGCCGGTGACGCGCACACACCGTGTGCACCAACGCGCGAGGGCGGGGTGCGTCGCCATTCACCCAGCACAGCGGATCTACTAAGTGAGGTTGGGCACTGACTAGACGCTATGGGCGCATCACAAGTGCCCGGGGGTGACGCTTGGCAGCGCACCGAGGAGATAGCAGCGATCCGCTACGCCGCGCGGACCACCCTCGCCTTCACTAGAAACACGACCATGACAAGCACAGGTACGAATGCCAACACCAACGGCGCGATCGATTCACTGAACGCCTGCGGAAACACCTGCGGCTGCCCCAGGAACAATGACCCCGAGGCGATGAAGAAGGAGACGCACATACGCCACAAGTGTCTCGACGTCCGCGCCGCCGCCGCCAGCTGACCACGAGCGAGCGCATTGCCCTCCCCGATCACAGCCACCACGCCCACTACCACAAACAGCACGAAGGCCTGAGGCGGCGACCCGTCAACGGTGCCGCTAGGGCTGTTCGCACCCAGCACCATGAAGGTGATCCCCATAGCGGTGATGATGAACGCCACTGCGAGCCCAGCCTTCTCCGCCCACCCCGCTCGAAACTGGCGACGCCTCGCCGTAGCGACGCCGGAGCCCAGCAGGTATAGCGCCAATACCCCAGCAACGAAGTTAGGCCTCTGGCCCTCCGTCAGGAACGGCGCCACCAGCGCGCCGATCAGGTAGGTGATCCCCATCGAGACCACGAACGTGTAGCCCGCCGCGCGGTGCAGGGGCCCGCCCTTACGCGCGACGGCAGCGGCGACGCCCGACGCCAGGCCCACCGCGCCCCCGCCGGTATGCAGGTAGAGCACCAGAGCAGCCCCGATATAGGCAATAGCAGGTGCCGACGACGGCACTTCCAAGTGCGCGGCGAATGCACTCGGGGAGACACCCAAGGCAAGCAACGCGACGAGCGATACCCCCACGCACCTGAGCACTGTCCTCATCGCAAGACCCGGCAACCACGAACGACCCGGAGCATAAGGAGTCGCTCGCGCTGCCACATCCGCCAAAAGTCGGAGTCACCAGTGGCACACCTCCGCCCTGGTGATGAGCAAGCCCAAAGGCTCCGCCACGACACCGCTGTAAGAAACTCGCCCGACCGAAGACTACCCCTCCACAACGGGCGCAGCGCCCGCGGAGGGACCAGTGAAATTCAACCAGTTGCTACCACGCGCCGGGGCGCTCCTCGCCGCCGCCGGATGGCTCGCGGGGTGCTCCTCACCCCAACTCGCCATCGACTTCCAGCCTTGCTCGGTGCCAAACATCGATCGGGTCGTGCAGTGTGCGACCGTGCCCGTCCCGGTAGATCATGAGCAGCCCGGCGGCGAGGCACTCTCACTCTTCGTGGTTCGCGCGCCCGCGACCGGCGTGCGCGAGAACACACCGCCCCTCATGATCCTCGCCGGCGGCCCCGGCCAGGCCGCCGCCTCCCACTACGGGGCCTTCGTGCGCTCCGCCTTACGCCAGGCGAACACGAACCGAGACATCATCCTCGTCGATCAACGCGGCACGGGTCGCTCACACCCCCTCGAATGCGACGCCGTCACCGGGCTCGGCTTCGACGTGATGAGCGACGACGAACTGGCCGACGGCGTCGGCGAATGCCTCGACCACTACGAGGTGAGCCCGCACCACTTCGGCAGCGAGGCCATCGTGCGCGACCTGGACCACGTGCGTGAACTCCTCGGCGAGGACCAGGTGGCCCTGTGGGGTGCCTCCTTCGGCACGCGCCTGGCCCTGCGCTACGTCGCCCGCTTCCCCGACCGCGTCGCGGCGATGGTGATCGACGGCGTGACGTCGAACACCGAGTCTCTGTTCGCCCAGGCGCCGCAGCACTCGCACGCCGCGATCATGGCGCTGCTGGCACGCTGCGAACGCACCGAAGCCTGCGACGCGCAGCAGGTGGAGCAACACCTAAGTCAGTTGATCGCTTCGCCCGCGGTGAGCGTGAGCCTTCGGGACCCGCTGAGTGGCGCTCCCGTCACCCAAGTCATCGACGGCACGCTGGGCCGCAACTCCGTGCGCGGCGCCCTCTACTCGCCCACCCGCACGGCCCTGATCCCCCTGGCCCTGAGCCACGCCAGCGAGGGCGATCTGCAGATGCTCACTGCCCTCGCCGCGGACACGGCCTCCTGGGCGGGTGACACGATGTTCGGCGGGTCGACCCTGAGCATCCTCTGCACGGAAGACGTCGACCGCATCACCCCTGACGCGGCACGCCAAGCCGGCGCTGGAAGCCTCTTCGAAGACAGCTACTACCACTTCTGGGCGACGGCCTGCCGACACTGGCCACGCACAGACCTGCCCGGCGACTACGGCGATCTGGTGGTGTCCGACGTCCCCACGCTCGCCCTGTCGGGCGGTCTCGACCCGGTCACCCCGCCCGCCTCCGCCGAGGTGGCGATCCGAGGGTTGAGCCAGGTGCAACACCTCGTCGCGCCGGCCGTAGGCCACAACGTCACGCCCGAGGGCTGCGCGCCCCGCCTCGTGGCCGACTTCCTCGACGCCCCTGAGGCTCCCCTCGATGGCGCATGCCTCAAGACGCTGAAAGCCCCACCCATCATCATCCCCGAAGGAGCAGCACGGTGATCTCGATCAACGGATTCGAAAAGGCCTACGGCCCGGTACAGGCGGCGAGGGGCATCACCTTCGACGCCCGTGACGGTGAGATCACCACCCTCCTCGGCCTCAACGGCTCCGGCAAGTCCACCACGCTGCGCGCCATCGCCGGCACCCTGACCCCCGACCAGGGCACGGTCCGAATCGACGGGATCGACATGCACGCCGATCCCCACCGAGCCCTTCGCGCCCTCGGCGTGTTCCCGGATCGCTTCGGCCTCTACCCCCGCCTGAGCGTGCGTGAGCACCTTGCCCACGTCGCCACCCTGCACGGCCTCCCGCACCTCGAGGACTCGATCGCGAGAGTAAGCGCCCAGCTAGGACTCGGCGACATCCTGGACCGGCGCACCGAGGGTTTCAGTGAGGGGCAACGCATGCGCACGGGCATCGCCATGAGTCTGCTCCACGACCCCCAGAACCTGGTGCTCGACGAGCCCACCCGCGGCCTCGACGTGCTCGGGGTGCGCGACCTGAGGCAATTGCTGTGCGACCTGCGTGATGCGGGCCGAGCCATCCTCTTCTCCAGCCACGTGCTGGCCGAGGTGGAGGAGATCGCCGATCGCATCGTGATGATCGACGCGGGTCAGGTGCTACGCGTCGATTCACCCCGCACCCTGCGAGGCGACGCCCCATCGCTCGAGGACGCCGTGCTACGGGAGTTGGCCGCATGAACCACCTCAAGCAGTTGATCGAAATCGCGCGCAAGGAGTTGCTCCACGTGCTCCGCGATCGGCGCACCGTCCTCTCCACGCAGCTATACGCGTTGTTGGGTCCCATTTTGCTCGTCGTCACGATCGGCGCCCTGGCCGGAGACCCGGAGCGCACCCTGCGCGTCGGACTCGTCGGAGATAACGCTGCCATCACAGAGGCCCTGTCGCAGCGCGGCCTCGACCTGGTGCCGCTGGAAGAGGTGCCGTTGGCGGCCGAGGCGCTGGACGAGGTGGACGTGGTCATCGCCATCCCCGAGGATGCGGCGCAGTCCCGCGAGGCGTATCGCCCCGTGCTCCTGGACATCTACACGGGCAAGGACGCCGACCAACGCCGCGCCGAGGACGAAGTGCGCCGCGCCATCGGATCGCTCTCCTCGCGCATCTCCTCCACCGCATTGCTGCGCCAGGGCGTGGCCCCGGTGGTGACGCAGCCCTACCGCATCAACGGCGTCGCCCTGGACGACACCTCGAAGCTCGGGCTGTTCGCGAGCGTCTTCATCCTCTACATCGTGCTCGCGCCGTTTCTCGCGAGTTCCGGCGCCGCCATCGACAGCGCCACCGGCGAGCGCGAACGCGGCACGCTCGCCCTGATGCGCCTGCAACCGCTCTCGCCCGTGGCCTGGGCCACCGGCAAGTGGGCCGTGATCTCCCTCTTCGCCTGGGCCGGCGCCCTGGTGACGACGGTCGTCTCCGCCCTCGCCCTGCATCAGCTGGTGCCGGCGCAGGCCGCCGAGCTGAACCTGGGCATTAGCAGCATCATCACCCTGGCCGTGGCAGCACTGCCGGTGTCCTTGCTCGCCTCCGCCGTAGGCTTCGCCTTGGCACTGCAAGCGCGCACCACCATGGAAGCGCAAACGCGGCTGACGATGGTGAGCATTCTACCCGTGGCGGTAGGGCTGATGGCGACGGCGGGGGCGGCACCGCAAGGCCTCGCGCTGCCGGTGCGGTTCGAGCTCACCTCGCTGCCGGCGTGGCTCACGGGGGCGGCGTTCCCGGTCGGCCAGGCGATGGTGAGCGGGGCGCTGTCGATCGCGTTGATCGTGGGCGTGGTGCTGTGGGGCGCTCGGCGGATCACCAGCGAGGACTACTGGGTGGCGTGACCGCGGGAGATGCGGCCGCCGAGCACCGTAGAACTGAAAGCCCAGATTCAGTGATTCCCTCAGCGGCCACCTCCCCACTAGGATGTCTGCATGGACGCCATGAGCTCTCGATGGCCGAGACCCGCCAGGAGGTCACTAGCCATCATCGCCACCCTAGCGCTGTCGCTATCCGCGCTACCTTCCGGAGCCGGCGAAGCCCGGTTGACGCTCTACGACGACGGGCGAGCGTGCCCCGCATCCTGCGACGCTCACGTCGTCTTCCACCCCACGCTGAACGGAAGCGCGCACGCGCACAAACCTGGCAGCACGAAACAACCCTGCGTGTCGGGACAAGCGTGCGAAATCTGCTTCGACCACCACCGCGACCAGTGCGTGCAGGTGACCTATAGAGGCGCGGGCCCGCCCGAGCACACCTTCGATTTCACGCCAGCCTACTTCCTCCGCGCTTGCGCAGGGGAGGATGGGCCTGAACCGTTGCGCGAGATGTGCGTGGAACTGGACAAGGCGGCTGCAAGGCTACGATCCAGGCGAAACTGCATTGCGGGCGATCAGGCGGCCGCTTGCAAGCAGCGGATGGCGATCGCCCAACGCAACAAGCAAGCTGATAGCGTCGAGTACGAGAAGTGCTTGCGAGTCGGTGAGACGCAGTACAACGCGGGCAAGCCCCGCTCCCAGCAGCGGATCAACGACTGCGGGTACATGGCTCTGAAGCTTGGAGGCCCTAACTCCAAAGGGCTTCGCTGGCACAAGCTACTCCCTGGCGCCTGCAGGCAAGGCACGTTCGTCGGCCGGGATGGCCTGGACTGCTGTTCGGGAATCCCCTTGGCCGACGGATACCTCGGGATA
This genomic interval carries:
- a CDS encoding YciI family protein, whose protein sequence is MAHKPSTVARLALAAALASVLIAQAQDASNPETLAEAEQLNTGMNAELYFYVTRPTNSFEEVVEVLPAHMDFIHSIEESGVMVMGGQTTAEGAADAGGYGLVVIRAASFEEAREIAERDPMHETGVRSFELFKWNVNEGMTVIRLKFSDQSFTLE
- a CDS encoding CDGSH iron-sulfur domain-containing protein, with product MSDNPTIQPIDDGPLMVHPAPSLRDADGTALEATERVALCRCGASSNKPFCDGSHRASGFTSANDEGEIRNTPQSYSGTVGGASVTVWYTPVLCSHAGECQRLASAVFDPKREPWVQPQGAEIGPLLKALSACPSGALRLGVEGDVTQAQHLTDGDVEIRIERHGPYHVRNVRLDAEFNGAGASRTKYVLCRCGHSRNKPFCDGTHYDLKWRDDG
- a CDS encoding alpha/beta fold hydrolase, which codes for MKFNQLLPRAGALLAAAGWLAGCSSPQLAIDFQPCSVPNIDRVVQCATVPVPVDHEQPGGEALSLFVVRAPATGVRENTPPLMILAGGPGQAAASHYGAFVRSALRQANTNRDIILVDQRGTGRSHPLECDAVTGLGFDVMSDDELADGVGECLDHYEVSPHHFGSEAIVRDLDHVRELLGEDQVALWGASFGTRLALRYVARFPDRVAAMVIDGVTSNTESLFAQAPQHSHAAIMALLARCERTEACDAQQVEQHLSQLIASPAVSVSLRDPLSGAPVTQVIDGTLGRNSVRGALYSPTRTALIPLALSHASEGDLQMLTALAADTASWAGDTMFGGSTLSILCTEDVDRITPDAARQAGAGSLFEDSYYHFWATACRHWPRTDLPGDYGDLVVSDVPTLALSGGLDPVTPPASAEVAIRGLSQVQHLVAPAVGHNVTPEGCAPRLVADFLDAPEAPLDGACLKTLKAPPIIIPEGAAR
- a CDS encoding ATP-binding cassette domain-containing protein; amino-acid sequence: MISINGFEKAYGPVQAARGITFDARDGEITTLLGLNGSGKSTTLRAIAGTLTPDQGTVRIDGIDMHADPHRALRALGVFPDRFGLYPRLSVREHLAHVATLHGLPHLEDSIARVSAQLGLGDILDRRTEGFSEGQRMRTGIAMSLLHDPQNLVLDEPTRGLDVLGVRDLRQLLCDLRDAGRAILFSSHVLAEVEEIADRIVMIDAGQVLRVDSPRTLRGDAPSLEDAVLRELAA
- a CDS encoding ABC transporter permease subunit; this encodes MNHLKQLIEIARKELLHVLRDRRTVLSTQLYALLGPILLVVTIGALAGDPERTLRVGLVGDNAAITEALSQRGLDLVPLEEVPLAAEALDEVDVVIAIPEDAAQSREAYRPVLLDIYTGKDADQRRAEDEVRRAIGSLSSRISSTALLRQGVAPVVTQPYRINGVALDDTSKLGLFASVFILYIVLAPFLASSGAAIDSATGERERGTLALMRLQPLSPVAWATGKWAVISLFAWAGALVTTVVSALALHQLVPAQAAELNLGISSIITLAVAALPVSLLASAVGFALALQARTTMEAQTRLTMVSILPVAVGLMATAGAAPQGLALPVRFELTSLPAWLTGAAFPVGQAMVSGALSIALIVGVVLWGARRITSEDYWVA